The Acidobacteriaceae bacterium nucleotide sequence CGCGCCCTGCACCACCTCATGCGGCGTCGCCTCCCAGTGGCTGGCAACCGTCGCCGCCATTTGGGCCTGGTCCGCAACACCCGGAACCAGCTCCACATTCGTCAGCTCAAGCCGAGCTTCGGGCTGCGCCACCACCAGCGACGACAACGCACCGATCGCAGAGTTGTCGTTCTTCACCACGCGACCTTCCAGCCCAGCCATCTGCTCAAAGACCTTGCGATTTGCGGCATAACGAAACTCGCGCGGGTTCCACGCACCAGCATCCTGCGCGCGAAACGCCCAGTCCGTGGAGATCAGCAACGGCGACACCGAGCGGTACGGCGGCGTCGCCACCTCGGCCCAGTCATGCGACTCGCGCACCTCCCTGCCGCCACGCATCTCCAGCACCCGAACGATCCAACCAGACGCCAGCGGCTCAAGAAAGAACTCCTGCCCTGCCGCGAACTGCCGCCGGAAAGCCTCCCCGGCCCGCACCTCACCGCTGAACGTCACCGCGGTGCACACAGCAGAGCGCTTCGGCCGCGGCGTCTCTGCAGAAGCCATCCCGTGCCAAACCACCAGAGACCCCAGCAACACCGCAGCTCTGCCTGCTCTACCGCGCATTCTCTTCAATCGCTTTCATCAGCTCTGCGCGCAGGTCTTCTGCAACCGCGGCCTTCAGGCCTTCCCCACCGGAAGACAGGTAGAACACATCGATCGCCACTTCGCCTTCGGTATCGATCAGCGCAACCTCAACGTTCAACCCCGACGCCGAAATCACCGAACTCACCGCTCGCAGCAGCCCCGGCACATCCTGCGCCACCACCTGCAGCAGCGTCGCGTTCTTGCTGGCCGTGTCGTCGAACTCGATCCGCGTCTCCACCACCACGCGCGGCGCACGCCTCCGGGCACGGCGACGGCTGTTCAGCATCGTCTCCACATTCGCCCGGCCCGCTACCAGATCGCGCACGCTCTCCACAAACCGCGCACGCTCATCCTCGTTCAACTCCAGCGTGCGGAAGATGTCCGTAAACCGGAAGCTGTCGACGACCACACCCGCAGTGTTCGCAAACGCATCCGCCGTCACAACGTTCATCCCCCACGCTGCCAGCGCAGCCGCCATGCTGGCAAACAGACGCGCGCGATCACGCGTCACCAGCGTAATTTCACTGATCGACTCGCCATGACGAAACGCAATCTGGAACGGCTCCCGCTCAAAATCGCGAGTCATCTCAAAGTGGCGGAAGATCGTCTCCGGCGGCCGGGTTTCGAGATACCGCTCCGGGAAGCCTTCCAGAAACTCAGTCGCGGCGCTCTCTCTGCCCCGCGCCAGCTCCATAATCCGCGCAATGCGCGCATCCCGATGCCGGGCTCCCGTCACGCGAATCTCTCCGGCATGAACGCGATCTTCATCCACACTGCGATCCAGTTGGTTCGCCGTCGCCATCGAAAGCCGCCACAGGTTCTCAGCCTTCCACGGCGTCAACGCATCAGGATGCACCGCCTGAATATCCGCATAGGTAAACAGCGTCAACATGCGCAGCAGCTCTGGCGTCTGCACCTTGCTCGCAAACGTCCTTACCGTCTCGGTGTCGAAAATGTCCCGGCGCAACGCAGCGGACATCTCCAGATGGTTTTCGATCAGTCGCAGCACCATGCCCGCGTCGTACGCGTCCATCTCCATGCGCGCGATCACGCTTGCGGCCATGCGTGCGCTCTCCACCGCATGGTCATCCCCCGCGCGCCCCTTGCCGGTGTCATGCAACAACGCCGCCAGGTAGAGCAACCCGGGGTTCTGCAACTCGCGGATCATCGAGCCAAACTTATTGCGCCAGTCCGGCGCACCCTTCGGCGCAGTCTGCTCAAGCCCATGCAGCGTCTCGATCAGAACAAACGTGTGCTCATCCACCGTGTACCGGTGGTACGCATCGCGGATCACCAGCGCATCAATGCCATGAAACTCCGGCAGCATCAGCTCCAACATGCCCACCGCATGCATCACGCGCAAAGCATCCGCCGCAAACTCTCCCGTCAGGATGCGCGACAACGCACGCCACAGCCCCGGCCCCTCTTCCAGCGTCGAGCTCAACAGCGGAATGCCATCGGCAATCCGCTCTTCCGTTTCAGGCGCGAGCTTCGCTCCACTCGCAGCCATCGCGGCGAAGACCGCCAGCACCACTTCGGGCTCATGCGCCGGATCAGACCCCGACACCATGCGGTCCACCATCTCAATGCGACGATCGCGCATCCGAAAGCCCGCACCGGCAGGAATCTTCAGCGACTTCGGAGACTCACCCGCCCCCAGCCGCATCCCCGTCAGTTCCGCCTCACGCGCCAGCAACCGCTCCACCGTACGCGCATGGCGGAAGTACACCCGCATCCAATACGCCGCGTCGACCGACCGTCGGCCTTCGCCAACACGGACACCAATGCCAGCCTCAGCCGCAGCATCCTGCGAACGCCACTCCAGCGTATTGTCATCCCGCTCGTGGCGATAATGCAGAAACACCCGCGTTGCGGTCAGAAACTGCAACGCCTCGCCATACTCTTCGCTGTACGCCGACGACGGCTCATGGCTGCGAACCGCTTGAATCCGCCGCAGCCACTCCGACACATGAGCATCACGCAGACCACCCGGGCAGTCCTTGATATTTGGCTCCAGGTGAAAGAGCGTGTTGCCGTACTTTCCATGCCGCTCACGCGTCAGCGCGCCCAACTCGGCCACAATGCTCTTGTCATGCTTCAGCAACCGCGGCAGGCAACGCTCGCGCATCTTCGCCAGCAGCTTTTCGTCGCCGCCGAGCCCACGAAAGTCCAGCAGGCTCAGCCCAAACTCCGGGTTGGTCGGCTCAAAACGCTCGCAATCCCCCGTCGGCCGCGACGACAAAGCGATCTTCAGCCCGCAATCCCACAGCATCTGGGAGACCCGCCGAATCGCCTCTTTCCCCACATCGGACTTCTCCACCAGGATCAGCAGATCGACATCCGAGTAAGGGAAAAGCTGGCTCCGGCCATAACCGCCGACCGCGCCCAGCGCCACGCCCGAAGCCAGCTTCGGCTCCCGCGCAACCTCTTCGCCCCACAGGCGAAGCACCAACTCATCAACGAGAGCGGTGCGCGAAGCCAGCACCGCCAAACCATCTCCAGTACGGTCAAACTCGCGACGAATGTCAGCCATCCGTCGCTCGTACTCTGCGCGCATCGTCTCGTCGTTCGTCGGTACTCTCCCTGTAAGTTCTTGCGTTGTCGTCGAAGTACCTTCTGGCCGTCGAGCCCTCTCGCCCGAACTAGAGCGCGATCTCGCCGCGCTCGTCGTTACGGATGCGGATGGCTTCATCGATCTTCGAAATGAAGATCTTGCCATCGCCAATGCGTCCCGTACGAGCTGCCGTGATGATCGCCTGAGTCGCCTTCTCCACCATATCGTCAGTGACCACGATCTCCAGCTTCACCTTCGGCAACAGGTCCACGGCGTACTCGCGTCCGCGGTAAAACTCCGTGTGGCCCTTCTGGCGGCCGTGGCCGCGTGCTTCCAGGATGGTGATGCCCGCGATACCCGCTTCTACCAACGCGTCCTTTACAGCTTCCAGCTTCGACGGCTGAATCACAGCCTCAATCTTCTGCATTGCTCTTGCTCCTCTAGTCGCTTATGGCCTGAGCCATGTTTATGCAGCTTCCCAGTCGTAGCCTTCTTCGCCATGCTGAGTAATATCCAGGCCTTCGCGTTCATCGTCTTCGCTCACGCGCAGACCAATCAGCTTATCAACAACGAAGAGGATAACGAGCGTGCCGACGATAGAAACTCCCCACGCCAACGCCACACCAACAAGCTGGTTCAGCATCTGGTGACCGTTTCCTTCGAAAAGCCCCGTCGCCTTACCGTTGCCGAAGACCGCATTGATGCCGGAGTTCGCAAACAGACCCGTCAGCAGCGCGCCCAGCGTTCCGCCCGAGCCATGCACACCAAACGCGTCGAGCGAGTCGTCATAGCCGAAGATGTTCTTCACCGTCACGACCATGTAGAAGCAGAAGACGCCGGTAATCAGGCCGATCCAAAGCGCCGACATCGGCGTCACGAAACCAGCCGCCGGCGTAATGCCCACCAGGCCAGCCACCGCTCCCGAGATACCACCCAACGCCGAAGGCTTGCCATTGCGAATCCACTCCGCCGCCAGCCAGCCGCAGGCCGCAGCAGCCGCAGCAAAGTGTGTGGCCACAAACGCGCTCGTCGCCAACCCGGAAGCCGCCAGCGCCGAACCGGCGTTGAAGCCGAACCAGCCCACCCACAGCAGGCAGGCGCCGATAAAGCTGAGCACCACCGAGTGCGGCGGCATCGGCTTCTGCGGATACCCAAGACGCTTGCCAAGGTACAGGGCCGTCACCAGAGCGCTCACGCCCGAGGTCACGTGAACCACCGTTCCGCCGGCAAAGTCCAGACACGGGAACCGCCCACCCGCAACGTTCAGGAAGCCACCCACGCCCCACACCATGTGCGCCATCGGCGAGTACACGATGATCGACCACAGGATCAGGAACACCAGCATCGCAGAGAACTTCATGCGCTCCGCAAACGCGCCCGTGATCAGCGCAGGCGTGATGATCGCGAACATCAACTGGTAGACCATAAACGTCTGCGAAGGAATCGTCGCCGCATACGGCCCCGGCGCTACACCCACACCGCGCAGAAACACGTTCTGGAAGCCGCCGATGAACGGTGCAAGATGTCCGGATCCCGGCGCAAACGCCAGCGAGTAGCCAAACAGCGCCCACAGCACCGTGATGATCGCCATCATGGCAAACGTCTGCATCATCGTCGCCAGAATGTTCTTCTTGCGCACTAGGCCGCCGTAGAACAGGGCCAGTCCCGGTCCGCTCATCAGAAGCACAAGCGCAGCAGAAACCAGCATCCACGCGTTATCGCCTGCGCTCTGCGCGCTGGCAATCGCCGTAGCGTTCGCCGCATTCGCCTTCTCCAGCGCCGCCAGACGATCCACAGGAACGGTAGCCGCCGTTTGTGCCCAGGCGTGCCCCATTGACAGCATGACTGCGGCCGCCGCCATCACGCGATTCCGCTTCGTTGATCCCAACAACTTGCCACTCCAACCCATCTGTACCATCACCTTTCGCCGGCGAAAGCCGAATGGAAGGCCTCACCCGCTACGCTCTAAAATCAAGCGCAGGAAAGACGATCCGCGCCTCCGGAAAAGACCCATACTGCGACCGGAAACGCTCTGTTTGAGAAATCAGTTGGGTTTACTCTACAACACCGTAACCGCCTTGCTCGTTTTCCACGCACCCGGAACCGCCCCACCCCCGTCAAAACAACTGTCAGCGCATGAGGCGTGTCCAAGGCTGGACGCTCCGCAACCTCCTCTGCGACAATCCGTTTCAGTCACAAGCCGGTTCTAGCGTTGTCCCTCCAGCCCGACGCCACAATCGCAAGTCCCCCTTCAGGAGCATCAAATGAAGACCGTCAAGATCGGAAACCGCGAGCTCGGCCCGGGTCATCCTTGCTACGTCATCGCCGAAATCGGCATCAATCACAACGGCGATATCGACCTCGCCAAGCGCCTCATCTCCGTTGCCGTGGCCGCCGGTTGCGACGCCGTCAAGTTCCAGAAGCGCACCGTTGAAGTCGTCTACACCGAGAAGGAACTCTCCACTCCGCGCCCCAACCCGTTCGGTGAAACCAACGGCGACCTGAAGCGCGGCCTCGAGTTCGACGAGCACGACTACGCTGAAATTCAGTCCTTCTGCAAGCAGGTCAAGATCGACTGGTTCGTCTCTCCGTGGGATGAAGCCTCCGTCGACTTCATGGAGCAGTTCGACACCCCCGTCTACAAGATCGCCTCCGCCTCGCTGACCGATGACAACCTGCTCCGCCACATCCGCAAGACCGGCAAGCCCGTCATCGCGTCCACCGGCATGAGCACCTACGCCGAAATCGACCACGCCGTCGAAGTCCTCGGCAAGGACAATCTCATCCTCATGCACACCACCTCCACCTACCCGGCGAAGTACGAGCAGCTCAACCTGAAGGCCATTCCCTCCATGATCGAGCGCTACGACATCCCCGTCGGCTACTCCGGCCACGAAACCGGCATCCCCACCTCCGTGGCCGCCTCCGTGCTCGGTGCCTGCTGCGTCGAGCGCCACATCACCATGGACCGCGCCATGTGGGGCTCTGACCAGGCCGCTTCGCTGGAGCCAAACGGCATCAGCCGCCTCGTCCGCGACATTCGCCTCTGCGAACAGTCCATGGGCGACGGCGTCAAGAAGGTCTACGACGAAGAAGTTCCCGTGATGAAGAAGCTTCGCCGCGTCGGCGCTGCAGTCTAACGCACCGTTCCACTGGAAAAAAGAAACGGCGTCCGGAACACTCCGGACGCCGTTTCCATTCCCACACATGTCTTCGCGAAGGTGTTACAGGGCAAGCTCCGGCGACGCCGCTGCACTGCGAAGCTGCTTCCTGCGATACAGGTCAATATCGCTCGCGTGAACAAGCTCCGCATAGCTGCTCTCGGCCCGCGGAACCGTTGTGTAACGACCAATAGAGACCGACAGAGCATACCGCGACTTGTCATGCGTGCGCAGATCGAGCTGACTCATCTCTTCATCGATACGGCGAATAACACGGTCCGCTATTTCTTCAGAAGAGTCGACCAGCAGCAGCATAAACTCGTCACCGCCCGTCCGAACGGCGAGGTCCTGCATCCTGATCGCACGCTTCAGCACCGACGAAACACCCAGCAGGGCGGCGTCCCCGATCATGTGTCCATACTTGTCATTGATGATCTTGAATTGATCGATGTCCACGGTCAGCAACGTGAGCGGCACAGCCTTGCGAGCAGCCCAGGCCAGCTCCCGTGGTGCCATCAGCTCAAGCGCCCGGCGGTTCAACAGCCCCGTCAGCGGATCGGTCATCGCCAGCGCACTCAACTCGCCACGCGTACGCTGCATGTCCATCCACAGGAAGCAGAGACACATCCCTGCAATCAGCACAACACCCGTCCAGCGAACATTCCCTGGCATATGCGCGCCTCGCAGCGTCGCAACAAGGAACAGGAGGCTGTTCACAATGTGCGCAAGAAACAGCCCGGCCATCGTCCGTGCAGGGATCAGAATCTCCGGCCTCTTTGCCTTGAACAGCAGAACCACGAGGGGAGCCAGGAACAGAGGCATCGCAATGGACGCAACCAGAATTCGACGGGCCAGGAACGGGATGTCGCAGGTGTAATACGCCAGCGCTCCCGTCGTGATCACGGTAAGCACGATGTAGTACGGGATAACGCGCCCCGGGTACTCCACCAGAAGGGCGACCGCCTTGCCAAGGCATACAACCATCAGGAGGAAGAAGAAATTACCTGCCACGATCGTGAAAATTGGTGGCCACACGTCCCGGAACGACAACAGCCCCAGACCCAGCGCACCGAGCATGGTGCCGACAAAAAACCAGCGAATGCTCGCGTTTGCATCAGGCATGCGGCTTGTCTGATGTGCCAGTAGCACCACCAGTCCAAGTACGAGCAGCATGCACGATTGCAGTTGTAATACAGAATGAATATCCATGAGAGCAGATACAGTCTAGATGCTCCCGACGCCAGAAACTAAAGAAACCGCATACACTTGCCCCATGCCGTTGGACGAACGACTCCGCAACCTCACCGCCGTCGCCTTTGACGTCGATGGTGTCCTCACCGATGGGCGCCTCACCTGGACCGCAGGCTCTGCCGAAGAAGCAAAGAGCTTCGCCTTCAACGACATCATGGGCATCTCGCTTCTTCGCCGCCTCGGCATCAAGCTCGCGCTGATCTCCGGCGAGCCATCTCCTCTCGTAGACCGCTACGCCGAGAAGCTGCGCCTCCACTTCGTCCGCAAAGGAACACGCGACAAGGCCACCGCCCTGCGCGACTTCGCCGACACATTCTCCCTCGACCTCTCCACCACCGCCTTCTTCGGAGACGACGTCAACGACCTCTTCGCCATGGACATCGCAGGCCTCTCCTGCTGCCCGGCCAACGCCGCCGCCGAAGTCCGCGAGTACATCGCCGCAGCCGGTGGCTTCATCGCTCCCAACGATGGTGGGGCCGGTGCCGTCCGCGACTTTGCCGACGCCATCCTCAAAGCCCGTAACCTCCGCGGCCGAGACGTCTTCCTTCTTCATCCGCCCGAGTAACCGGCCGCCTCGCTACCTCCGTCCCAACCCGATAGACACAGGCTGATAGCCCAAACCGACATCACAAACACCGAGATCATGAAGCTTACCGATTACGTCTTCCAATTCGTCGCCGACAAAGGCGTCAAGCACGTCTTCCTCGTCACCGGCGGCGGTGCCATGCACCTCAACGCCTCGCTCGCGCAGAACGACCGCCTCGAAGCCATCTGCAACTCGCACGAGCAAGCCTCGGCCATGTGTGCCGAGAGCTACGCCAAGGCTGTCAACGACCTCGGTGTCTGCCTCGTCACCACCGGCCCCGGCGGCACCAACGCCGTCACCGGCGTAGCCGGCGCATGGCTTGACTCCACGCCCACGCTCTTCCTCTCCGGCCAGGTCAAGCGCCCCGACCGCATGTTCGACGCCGTCACCGGCAAGCCCCTCGGCATGCGCCAGCTCGGTGTGCAGGAAGTCGACATCACCTCCATCGTCGCGCCCATCACCAAGTACGCGAAGGTCATCACCGAGCCGCTCGACATCCGTTACGAGCTCGAAAAGTGCTACTACCTCGCCATGAACGGCCGCCCCGGTCCCGTCTGGCTCGACATCCCGCTCGACGTACAGGCCGCTCCCATCCCCGAGCCCTCCGAGCTCCGCTCCTTCGACCCCAGCGAGCATGAAGCCGCACAGGCCAACGCCAACCTCAAGGACGAGGTCGCCCGCGTCGTCGCCGAACTGCAAAAAGCTGAGCGCCCCCTGCTCTTCGTCGGCAACGGCACCCGCCTCGCCAAGGCAGAATCGCTCTTCACCGAGCTGCGCCTGCTCCTCGACGTACCTACTGTAGCCACCTGGTGTGCGGCTGACCTCGTTCCCTCCGACGTCCCCACCTTCGTCGGCCGCCCCGGCAACGTCGCCGCTCGCGGTGCCAACTTCGCCCTGCAGAACTGCGACTTCCTGCTCGTCCTCGGTTCGCGCATGGACATGGCCATCACCGGCTACGCTCCACAGAACCTCGCGCGCGAGGCCCACAAGATCGCCGTCGACATTGACCCCTCCGAGCTTCAGAAGCTCTACCCGCACCTGCAGCAGCCCATCGTCTCCGACGCCCGGGCGTTCCTCACCGAACTCCTCGCTCAGCTCAAGGCCCTCAAAACTCCGCTCGACCACTCCCTCTGGACCGACTGGAACAACCGCGCCGCCGACTGGAAGGTCCGCTATGGCGTCGTCACCGACGAGCACCGCAAGCCCGAAGGCCTCGTCTCCATCTACAACCTTGCCGAGGTCATCGGCACCGAGTCCAAGCAGGAAGACAAGATCGTCTCCGGCTCCTCCGGCTCCGGCATCGAGATCTTCCTCCTCGCCTGCCCCACACGCAGCGGCCAACGCCTCTTCCACACCGCAGGCCTCGGCTCCATGGGCTACGGGCTCCCCATGGCGCTCGCCGTATGCATCGGCTCCAACCGCCAGCGCACCATCCTCGTCGATGGTGACGGCGGCTTCCAGTTCAACATTCAGGAGCTAGAAACCGCTCGCCGCCTCAACCTGCCCGTGAAGCTCTTCGTCCTCAACAACGACGGCTACGCTTCCATCCGCGCCTCGCAGCAGGCCTACTTCGGCAGCGCGCAGATCGGTGCCAACGCAGCCACCGGCCTCACCGTGCCAGACCTCTCGAAGATCGCCGCCAGCTATGGCATCGCCTCCGTCGTCATCGAAGACCAGACCAACCTCCGCGAAGACGTCCGCAAGGCCCTTGAGATCGACGGCCCAGTCGTCATCGACGTCCGCGTCATCCCCGACGAGATCCGCGCACCCCGCCTCCAGAGCTACCAGAAGGAAGACGGCAGCTTCGTCTCCAAGCCGCTCGAAGACCTCTTCCCCTTCCTCTCCCGCGAAGAGTTCCTCGAGAACATGATCATCAAGCCGCTCGAAGAGTAGCTCCCCCGCAACCCCGCGGACGCTCCCAACGGGGAGCGTCCCTTTCTCCTCGCAAGCGACGCATTCCCATACCGCCTTTTCCGCCCTTCTGCATCCAAACGAAGAGCAAACGCGGCACCATTACACTGTTCCCAGGAATTCTTTGATGACTCAATCCATCGGCACCGTTCTCGTCGTCGGCTCCACCGGCCAGCTTGGCACCGCTCTCTGCGCTCAACTCGGCTCGCGCGCGATCCCTGCCGCCCGACGCCAGCTCACGCCCGAAACCGTGCACGCCGACCTCGAACAGCTCGCCGCGGACCCTGCCGCCGCCGAGCGCCTCATCGCCGAGCACAAGCCCTCCGCCGTAATCTGCGCCGCCGGCGCCACCGACGTCGAGCGCTGCGAGTCCGACAACGCCTGGGCCTCCGCCGCCAACCACCTCGGCCCGCTCGCGCTCGCTCGCGCCGCCCGCAACATCCCCTTCGCCTTCCTCTCCACCGACTACGTCTTCGACGGCGCCGCCGGGCCCTACGCAGAAACCGACGCCACCCGTCCGCTCTCCGTCTACGGCCGCACCAAGCTCGAAGGCGAACTCGCCGTACTCGACGAGCACCCCAGTGCGCTCGTCCTCCGCACCACCACCGTCTACGGCCCCGACCCGCAAAAGAAGAACTTCCTCTACACCCTCAGTCGGGTCCTCAACTCCGGCGGCACCATGCGCTGCCCCACCGACCAGCTCGCCACACCCACCCACGTCGAAGACCTCGCCACCGCCACGCTCGCGCTTCTGGAGCAAGGCTCCGCCGGCCTCGTCCACGTCGCCGGTCCAGAGTTCCTCTCCCGCTACGACTTCGCCCTGCAGGCCTGCGACATCCTCGGCCTCGACACCACAAACGTCGTCGCGCTCACCACGCCTGAGCTCAACCAGAAAGCCGATCGCCCGCTCCTCGGCGGCCTCCGCATCGACACCCTCAACGATCTGCTCGGCCGCAGGATCATGCGCTCCCCCGCCGAAGGCATCCTGAGCTGGAAAGAGTCCCTGGCCGCCGGATGATCCGCACCACCGCCCAGCCCCGGCTCTGGCACCGCGCCAAAGACCTCTTCCCTCCAGGACAGGTCCTGCGCTACCTCGCCGTCGGCGTCGTAAATACCCTCTTCGGCTACGGACTCTTCGCGCTCACGCTCTACCTGCTCACACACGCGCTGCCCTCGCACTGGCTTGCGCTCACCGCCGTGCTGGCGTCCATCATCTCCACGCCGCTCAACATCACCATCTCGTACTTCAACTACAAGCTGTGGGTCTTCAAGACCCGCGGCAACCACCTGCAGGAGTGGCTCAAAGCTTTCGGCGTCTACGGCGTCAGCATGCTTCCCGGCCTGCTCGCGCTCTCTGCTCTCACCCGTCTCTTGCAATATGTCCTGCACAGCCATGAGCCCTTCGGCAAAGGCACCGCAGGCTACCTCGCCGGAGCCATCACCACCGGCTTCTCCGTCATCCTCGGCTTCATCGGACACCGCAAGGTCACCTTCCGCCAGAAGCCCTCAACGCCAGCCGACTGACTCGGCTACACTTACCCCCAGTGGCAGACAAGAAGACTATCTCCATCATCACGCCCTGTTTCAACGAGGAAGGCAACGTCCTGAACCTCTATAACCAGGTTCGCGACGTGATGACCCAGCTCAATGATCGCTACGACTACGAGCACATCTTCATCGACAACGCCTCGCGCGACAACACCGTCGCCATCCTGCGCCTGATCGCAGCCGAGGACCCCAACGTGAAGATCATTCGCAACTCGCGCAACTTCGGCCACATCCGTTCGCCCATCCACGGCCTCTTCCAGGCCCGTGGCGACGCCATGATCGGCATCGTCGCCGATCTGCAGGACCCGCCGCCCATGATTCTCGACCTCGTCCGCGAGTGGGAGAACGGAGCGTACTGCGTCATCGGCATCAAACGCACCAGTGAAGAAGCCTCGCTCATGTTCTGGCTCCGCAAGCAGTACTACCGGCTCGCCGAGCGTCTCTCCTCTATCGAAACCATCCAGAACTACACCGGCTTTGGCCTCTACGACCGCAAGGTCGTCGATCTCGTGCGCTCCTTCGACGACCCCTACCCGTACTTCCGCGGTCTCATCGCCGAAATCGGCCTGCCCACCGTCAAGCTGCTCTACGACCAGCCCGCCCGCAAGTTCGGCGTCACCAAGAACAACTGGTACACGCTCTACGACATCGGCATGCTCGGCATCATCAACCAGTCGAAGGTACCGCTGCGTCTCGCCACCTTCGCCGGCTTCTTCGGTGCGGTCCTCTCGTTCCTCATCGCCTTCGGCTACCTCGCCGCCAAGCTCATCTTTTGGAACACCTTCACCGTCGGCGTCGCGCCCATGATCATCGGTGTCTTCCTCATGCTTTCCATCGTGCTCATCTGCCTCGGCATCATGGGTGAGTACGTCGGCGCCATCTACACCCAGTTGCAGCACCGCCCCTACGCAGTTGAGCTCTTCCGCGAAAACTTTGACCACGGCTTCGGCCCCGCCCGATCCGCCCCCGTCACCCTGAACGGCCTCACCGCAGGCAATCCCCTCACAACACCCACCACCAAATAGCCCTACCCCCTACTTCCTGGAGCTCCATGATCGACCTCGTCAAAAAGCAACTGCAGCAATCCA carries:
- a CDS encoding GtrA family protein; its protein translation is MIRTTAQPRLWHRAKDLFPPGQVLRYLAVGVVNTLFGYGLFALTLYLLTHALPSHWLALTAVLASIISTPLNITISYFNYKLWVFKTRGNHLQEWLKAFGVYGVSMLPGLLALSALTRLLQYVLHSHEPFGKGTAGYLAGAITTGFSVILGFIGHRKVTFRQKPSTPAD
- a CDS encoding glycosyltransferase family 2 protein produces the protein MADKKTISIITPCFNEEGNVLNLYNQVRDVMTQLNDRYDYEHIFIDNASRDNTVAILRLIAAEDPNVKIIRNSRNFGHIRSPIHGLFQARGDAMIGIVADLQDPPPMILDLVREWENGAYCVIGIKRTSEEASLMFWLRKQYYRLAERLSSIETIQNYTGFGLYDRKVVDLVRSFDDPYPYFRGLIAEIGLPTVKLLYDQPARKFGVTKNNWYTLYDIGMLGIINQSKVPLRLATFAGFFGAVLSFLIAFGYLAAKLIFWNTFTVGVAPMIIGVFLMLSIVLICLGIMGEYVGAIYTQLQHRPYAVELFRENFDHGFGPARSAPVTLNGLTAGNPLTTPTTK
- a CDS encoding NAD(P)-dependent oxidoreductase — its product is MTQSIGTVLVVGSTGQLGTALCAQLGSRAIPAARRQLTPETVHADLEQLAADPAAAERLIAEHKPSAVICAAGATDVERCESDNAWASAANHLGPLALARAARNIPFAFLSTDYVFDGAAGPYAETDATRPLSVYGRTKLEGELAVLDEHPSALVLRTTTVYGPDPQKKNFLYTLSRVLNSGGTMRCPTDQLATPTHVEDLATATLALLEQGSAGLVHVAGPEFLSRYDFALQACDILGLDTTNVVALTTPELNQKADRPLLGGLRIDTLNDLLGRRIMRSPAEGILSWKESLAAG